In Clarias gariepinus isolate MV-2021 ecotype Netherlands chromosome 1, CGAR_prim_01v2, whole genome shotgun sequence, one DNA window encodes the following:
- the znf638 gene encoding zinc finger protein 638: protein MVTQRLRAVAEQQYGFTKIEEGESVKVSAEMEKNAKAMGPYREKLHAGAKQWDLEKFVDHCALFLESCVPPVTNFLSNFGSLPFFGLVSLKLAQIKAQLALHQLNVISARNFTSPFTGLPAVTLLDLIKVTMSHPMYNPRGGPFSSGQRSVTAGQYSIGSQSSLDLTATRLASDSMSASRGGVTANQQMTYPLSQRQPQMSHNLDASIDMNIRGALEEVRLVSQMLQQPKAADPRLKKDVREKVLSPGSGGYAAAGVPGRSDDPDWTGYQAPSKLFSSPSIGHSSSSSGRFQSSGFDSSSGRSCLDSQSSSEHQPMRYTPESASSILANFGLSNEDLELLSHYPDDQLTPDNLPFILRDIRMRKAKRNVSDRDMRSSDLLVSDKRHGQVIDYGHSSKFDFPEDEPDNYAHDHLTKESVKFGREVTGSSFSNIDKSKRPQQSLAAPVLAQASVMVPKLPQPPVMAPRPTSQSMDIQGVKTIPRKLPTPTVVSPLISRPPQIPAAAGPLVSMVPMISGSSFSFTPPLITTSAVKRLPTPTMMNDYSAASPRIFPHTCSLCNIECAQTKDWIKHQNTSLHIESCKRLRKQYPDWNAETVPLTRTPSPKHHHGSSSRRQRSRSRSRSRSPRRYRRTRSRSRSRSPHRKSRGSPTYRRRSRSPARRRSHSPPHRRSHSPPRQRSRSPGYSSSRRSPPRSSRRVSPRRTSPRLQRPSISERLAKKLLESSELASVSGSSDLKAMVESLAPALLAELAKKRSDSMSSSVKSSSRKRSSSPSSKKSESSKSSNSSAGKTLSSKILKTKKPAGPGEACLLRFKGIPFGTTHQELIAAVEPYGKIHTAILLKAISEASVCMEREGDAKALANCKDLKLHGRIIEICLEKDSRDEPKDSEHKKKPIFKKKEVQHGTSKMSQPVKPKEAPTSSQAAKTKDISKISQAAKDIHKTSRCQDVSKIVHTSKVKEAHKLQAAKGKPIKKIVKKAPWRKNIVEITGLPEEEVTEDDLKNLASPFGFILTPVIVVTQHKAYLEMPNTGAAEALVKAYAETPAKLQEKEISITMMTKPVDLNHSESLYRVLMCVDMSHKELAALPERLLTVNNVPYKTGAISEIHNLIKQFGSYKQSLTLNGKIIFEMDSAAIARSVYSRFMKFPCIIQNHSLSFKLSRMPRVDEQTKKKFDPKGCKRVAKPLKKAAVTPSPKAPPTTSVTKNIAKAEAGPMTGTEINVNETKAKIKMDTIVISTNESAVAVQTPAGESSLLSKTIPCDSNDSQMDTPSNETALTESSESKRDISESENKIDPQKEKATLVETKEPVSESSHEVPVTSDEVLDSMDTTEHAENMQMDTAEQTEDIPVSINEQTENIQMDTAEQTEDIPVSINEQTENIQMDTHEKPEEIPVKVDAHSENLQTKTHEQAGSAPVDANEHVEESSLKEPHPSQPGDPSKTCDVFAEQEKVEDDELTDGSVVQKSAEHPETAALTGSDDKDTVVEPAVLKNEPQPVPLEESVQENEVTQGNLSPQSAINQSEVQAKNGLKEDNPVLTDATVQSSDQHQVEAPTTQPNALSADDIILDFPPVTAEILKALEAAVHQCRLQSSMKRAEEASRKTETEKKPAEKDVSQVGMKVNKTERQKTQAEKEVKPQSSRITRSQRRKPESPDRELSSRPRAKGSPKDMSPTTSNEGHSSSSTVSRKTRSEGGTALRLSREREEDSYKSRSSSRSTRSSRSEAKTKKTGKSKKEMDEPFPFNLDEFVTVDEIQDEAEERTPSSSGRSKLKMSEDDHKSSAYSSSDRFKKPLTLATPKSRPSAATRTEDQETKDMMENERVEKIEGGVTVTTHVLQEAVHQTVFGEIEKEETLTPKFNDKDKKSIVQINSKEASFTNKEMSNKGAFNLHKQNHFEKDEPLQVSKLQERKSPAKHESEKLDTALQESKELPSQDALVTLDEVGGEDGEEVDEEELLKRQAGENPEALLTVDEVGGDEPEGEEEQLEKALQGLVTLDEIVEDEDEDDASSFNPETLVTLDEARGDEEMDESEQEKINTDSSEVDTAAQPEVPLVSTLKEEDSCDLEELRRINFVTVDEVGEEEEEKQEQLHEKLDKEKPMTRRGGRPRKRSRQTPVRKSTRGKRGRGNLVEEHAEEHAEEHAEEHAEEHAEEHAEEPPAEEQPAEEQPAEEQPAEEPPAEEPASDNNIPSSVTNSVDVNIKAEDKLEQENVKAEVTLASPNTQNTGTEEEKPNVSKQEDDVTVKESIAAEATAEKRAAIKEESKQRREEELNQEPEAKKRFSQPSSTNDFTLPPFNPNNPIGMDFVVPKTGFFCKLCSLFYGNEETAKKTHCSSQRHYENMQKYYEKLRAQQTQRSSSDTIH from the exons ATGGTTACCcaaagattgcgggcggtggctgaacaGCAGTACGGTTTTACTAAGATTGAGGAAGGGGAGAGTGTGAAGGTTTCTGCGG AGATGGAGAAGAATGCAAAAGCCATGGGACCCTATCGGGAGAAGTTGCATGCTGGTGCCAAGCAGTGGGATTTGGAGAAGTTTGTCGATCA CTGTGCATTGTTCTTGGAAAGTTGTGTGCCCCCTGTTACGAATTTCCTGAGCAACTTTGGGAGTCTGCCATTCTTTGGCCTTGTCTCCCTCAAGTTGGCCCAAATAAAGGCTCAGTTGGCACTGCACCAGCTGAATGTGATTTCTGCCAGAAACTTCACTTCTCCTTTTACTGGTTTACCTGCCGTGACCTTGCTCGACTTGATCAAGGTTACCATGTCTCATCCCATGTACAATCCCCGTGGGGGACCGTTCTCCAGCGGCCAGAGGTCCGTTACAGCAGGGCAGTACAGTATTGGGTCACAATCAAGCCTGGACTTGACAGCAACTCGCCTTGCCTCAGACTCCATGTCTGCTTCTCGTGGGGGAGTGACTGCAAACCAGCAGATGACGTATCCATTGAGTCAGCGCCAGCCACAGATGTCCCACAACCTAGATGCATCTATAGATATGAATATTCGTGGGGCTCTTGAGGAAGTCCGTCTGGTCTCCCAAATGCTGCAACAGCCCAAAGCAGCAGATCCTCGCCTGAAGAAAGATGTCAGAGAGAAGGTGCTTTCTCCCGGAAGTGGTGGTTATGCAGCAGCCGGTGTTCCAGGAAGGTCTGATGATCCGGACTGGACGGGATACCAGGCTCCGAGTAAACTTTTTTCTTCCCCAAGTATAGGTCATTCCTCTAGTTCATCAGGGCGGTTTCAATCTTCGGGTTTTGACAGCAGTTCAGGACGGAGTTGTTTGGACAGCCAATCTTCTTCAGAACATCAGCCTATGCGTTACACCCCAGAGAGTGCCAGCAGTATTTTGGCAAACTTTGGCCTCTCAAATGAGGACCTTGAGCTCCTTAGTCACTACCCTGATGATCAACTGACTCCGGACAACTTGCCTTTTATTTTGCGAGACATACGCATGCGCAAAGCCAAGAGGAACGTCTCTGACCGTGATATGAGATCATCAGATCTTCTGGTTTCTGATAAACGCCATGGACAAGTTATTGACTATGGACATTCTAGTAAATTTGATTTTCCTGAAGACGAACCGGACAACTATGCACATGACCACCTTACTAAAGAATCAGTCAAGTTTGGGAGAGAAGTCACAGGTTCTTCCTTCAGTAACATTGACAAAAGTAAGCGCCCACAGCAAAGCCTGGCTGCTCCAGTTCTTGCACAGGCTTCAGTGATGGTTCCAAAGCTTCCGCAACCTCCAGTGATGGCTCCAAGACCCACTTCACAGAGCATGGACATCCAAGGGGTCAAGACAATCCCAAGAAAGCTGCCGACTCCAACAGTTGTATCACCACTCATCAGTCGTCCACCACAGATTCCTGCTGCTGCTGGCCCTCTAGTTTCTATGGTCCCGATGATCTCTGGAAGTTCTTTTTCATTTACTCCACCTCTGATCACTACTTCAGCTGTGAAGAGGTTGCCAACTCCAACCATGATGAACGATTACTCGGCTGCTAGCCCAAGAATCTTTCCGCATACATGCTCTCTATGTAACATAGAATGTGCCCAGACTAAG GATTGGATTAAACATCAGAACACATCCCTTCACATTGAGAGTTGTAAACGTCTCCGAAAaca ATATCCTGATTGGAATGCAGAGACTGTTCCTCTCACAAG AACTCCTAGCCCGAAGCACCACCATGGTTCTTCCAGCCGACGTCAGCGGTCTCGTTCTCGCTCAAGGTCACGAAGCCCTCGAAGGTACCGCCGGACACGTTCTCGAAGTCGCTCCCGGTCCCCACACAGGAAAAGTCGTGGCTCACCCACATACCGGCGGAGGTCTCGCAGTCCAGCACGTCGCCGTTCTCACAGCCCACCACACCGGCGCTCTCATAGCCCACCCCGGCAGCGGTCAAGATCTCCAGGCTACAGCAGTAGTAGGCGCTCTCCTCCACGGAGTTCTCGCCGGGTGAGCCCCCGGCGGACCAGTCCTCGCTTGCAGAGACCAAGCATAAGTGAAAGACTAGCAAAAAAACTTCTGGAGTCTTCag AGTTAGCTTCAGTATCAGGCAGTAGTGATCTAAAGGCCATGGTAGAATCTTTGGCCCCTGCACTGTTAGCTGAGCTAGCCAAGAAAAGGAGTGATTCCATGTCTTCCTCAGTGAAGAGCAGCAGCAGAAAGCGATCATCCTCTCCTTCATCTAAAAAAAGTGAATCTTCCAAGTCAAGCAACTCATCTGCTGGAAAGACACTTTCCTCCAAG ATCTTAAAAACCAAAAAGCCAGCTGGTCCTGGGGAAGCTTGCCTGTTAAGATTCAAAGGTATTCCTTTTGGTACTACACACCAAGAATTAATTGCTGCTGTTGAGCCTTATGGGAAGATTCACACAGCCATTCTGCTTAAAGCCATCTCAGAG GCATCTGTATGTATGGAAAGGGAAGGGGATGCCAAAGCTTTGGCTAACTGTAAGGATCTGAAGCTGCATGGCAGGATTATTGAAATCTGTTTAGAGAAG GATTCCAGGGATGAACCAAAGGATTCTGAACATAAAAAGAAACCCATTTTTAAGAA AAAGGAGGTCCAGCATGGCACAAGCAAGATGTCACAACCAGTAAAACCTAAGGAAGCACCTACATCATCACAAGCAGCTAAAACTAAAGATATTTCTAAGATATCACAAGCAGCTAAAGACATTCATAAGACTTCACGATGTCAAGATGTGTCAAAGATTGTGCACACATCTAAAGTTAAGGAAGCTCATAAGTTACAGGCAGCTAAAGGAAAACCGATcaaaaaaattgtaaagaaG GCCCCTTGGCGAAAGAATATAGTTGAGATAACTGGTCTTCCAGAGGAAGAGGTCACTGAAGACGATCTCAAAAATCTTGCTAGTCCCTTTGGTTTCATTTTAACACCTGTCATTGTTGTCACACAGCATAAG GCGTATTTGGAAATGCCTAATACTGGGGCAGCTGAGGCTCTGGTTAAAGCATATGCAGAGACACCAGCAAAATTACAGGAGAAAGAAATAAGCATCACAATGATGACCAAGCCTGTTGACCTTAATCATTCA GAGTCGTTATACCGAGTTCTGATGTGCGTAGACATGTCT cacaAAGAACTTGCAGCGCTTCCCGAACGTCTCCTCACGGTCAATAATGTACCGTATAAGACTGGTGCAATCTCCGAAATTCACAACCTTATCAAACAGTTTGGGTCTTATAAGCAGTCTCTGACCCTCAATGGAAAG atTATTTTTGAAATGGATAGTGCTGCTATAGCCAGGTCGGTCTATAGTCGGTTCATGAAGTTTCCATGCATCATACAGAATCATTCCCTTTCCTTCAAACTTTCTAGAATGCCCAGAGTTGATGAGCAG ACTAAAAAGAAGTTTGATCCCAAAGG GTGTAAACGGGTTGCCAAACCTCTGAAAAAAGCTGCAGTTACTCCTTCACCTAAAGCTCCCCCAACTACTTCAGTCACAAAAAATATCGCTAAAGCAGAGGCTGGTCCTATGACGGGCACAGAAATTAATGTAAATGAAACTAAAGCAAAGATTAAAATGGATACCATTGTTATTTCCACTAATGAGAGTGCAGTTGCAGTGCAGACCCCTGCAGGTGAATCCAGTTTACTTAGCAAAACAATTCCATGTGATTCTAATGACTCCCAAATGGACACCCCATCTAATGAAACAGCATTAACTGAAAGCAGTGAATCCAAAAGAGACATTTCTGAGAGTGAAAATAAGATTGACCCCCAAAAAGAAAAGGCTACCTTGGTGGAAACTAAAGAACCAGTGTCGGAGTCTAGTCACGAGGTTCCAGTCACAAGTGATGAAGTTCTGGATTCTATGGACACAACTGAGCATGCTGAAAATATGCAGATGGACACTGCTGAGCAGACTGAAGATATACCAGTGAGCATAAATGAGCAGACTGAAAATATCCAGATGGACACAGCTGAGCAGACTGAAGATATACCAGTGAGCATAAATGAGCAGACTGAAAACATCCAGATGGACACACATGAGAAGCCAGAAGAAATACCAGTGAAGGTTGATGCGCATTCTGAAAATTTACAAACGAAAACACATGAGCAGGCTGGAAGTGCCCCTGTGGATGCAAATGAACATGTAGAAGAGTCATCTTTGAAAGAACCTCATCCATCACAACCAGGAGATCCCTCAAAGACTTGTGATGTTTTTGCAGAACAGGAGAAAGTTGAAGATGATGAACTAACTGATGGCAGTGTTGTTCAGAAATCAGCAGAGCATCCTGAGACAGCAGCACTGACTGGCAGTGATGATAAAGACACTGTGGTGGAAcctgctgttttaaaaaatgagccACAACCAGTCCCTTTAGAGGAGTCTGTCCAGGAGAATGAGGTCACACAGGGCAATTTAAGTCCACAGAGTGCTATAAACCAAAGTGAGGTTCAGGCTAAGAATGGTCTGAAGGAGGATAATCCAGTTTTAACTGATGCAACTGTCCAGTCTTCTGACCAACACCAGGTTGAAGCTCCTACTACTCAGCCAAATGCTCTTTCAGCTGATGACATAATACTGGACTTTCCACCTGTTACAGCAGAGATCTTAAAGGCACTTGAAGCAGCAGTCCATCAGTGCCGTCTGCAGTCCTCCATGAAACGTGCTGAAGAAGCAAGTCGAAAAACTGAGACGGAAAAGAAGCCTGCAGAAAAAGACGTTTCACAGGTGGGCatgaaagtaaataaaactgaaaggcaaAAGACCCAAGCTGAAAAGGAAGTAAAACCTCAGAGTTCACGAATTACTAGAAGCCAGCGCCGAAAACCCGAGTCACCAGACAGGGAGCTTTCTTCCAGACCGAGAGCCAAGGGTAGTCCAAAAGATATGTCTCCCACCACTAGTAATGAAGGACATTCAAGTTCTTCTACTGTATCTCGAAAGACGAGGTCAGAAGGTGGCACAGCTCTTAGACTTTCAAGGGAGCGTGAGGAGGATAGCTACAAG tcTCGCAGTAGCAGCAGAAGTACACGTTCCTCAAGGAGTgaggcaaagacaaagaaaactGGAAAG TCCAAAAAAGAAATGGACGAACCCTTTCCCTTCAACCTAGATGAGTTTGTAACTGTGGATGAGATTCAAGATGAGGCGGAGGAACGTACTCCTTCTAGCTCTGGACGctcaaaattaaaaatgtcaGAGGATGACCACAAATCCAGTGCTTATTCTAGCTCAGATAGGTTTAAGAAGCCACTAACTTTAGCCACTCCCAAATCCAGACCTTCTGCAGCCACTAGAACAGAAGATCAGGAAACAAAAGACATGATGGAAAATGAACGTGTAGAGAAAATAGAAGGAGGAGTGACCGTTACTACTCATGTTCTGCAAGAGGCAGTTCACCAAACTGTATTTGGTGAAATAGAAAAGGAAGAAACATTAACCCCAAAATTTAATGATAAAGACAAGAAGTCAATTGTTCAGATAAATTCTAAAGAGGCCTCATTCACCAATAAAGAGATGTCAAATAAGGGAGCCTTTAACTTGCATAAGCAAAACCATTTTGAAAAGGATGAGCCTCTTCAAGTCTCTAAGCTACAGGAACGGAAGTCACCTGCAAAGCACGAATCTGAGAAGTTAGACACTGCACTACAAGAGAGCAAAGAACTTCCATCCCAAGATGCCCTGGTAACCCTTGATGAGGTGGGTGGAGAAGATGGTGAAGAAGTTGATGAGGAAGAGCTTCTGAAACGCCAGGCTGGTGAGAATCCTGAGGCACTATTAACTGTTGATGAGGTGGGAGGTGATGAACCAGAAGGTGAGGAAGAGCAGTTGGAGAAAGCACTTCAGGGCCTAGTCACTCTTGATGAAATTGTTGAGGATGAAGATGAGGATGACGCAAGTTCTTTTAACCCTGAG ACTCTTGTTACACTGGATGAGGCACGAGGTGATGAGGAAATGGATGAGAGTgagcaggaaaaaataaatacagacagCTCTGAAGTTGATACAGCTGCCCAGCCTGAGGTGCCTTTGGTATCAACTCTCAAAGAGGAGGATTCCTGCGATCTTGAAGAATTACGCAGGATAAATTTTGTAACTGTGGATGAAGTaggtgaggaagaggaggaaaagCAAGAGCAGTTACATGAAAAGTTAGATAAGGAGAAACCCATGACCAGGAGGGGTGGAAGGCCTAGGAAGAGATCTCGGCAAACACCCG TGAGGAAGTCTACAAGAGGAAAGAGGGGACGGGGTAATCTGGTAGAAGAACACGCTGAAGAACACGCTGAAGAACACGCTGAAGAACACGCTGAAGAACACGCTGAAGAACACGCTGAAGAACCACCAGCAGAGGAACAACCAGCAGAGGAACAACCAGCAGAGGAACAACCAGCAGAGGAACCACCAGCAGAGGAACCAGCATCAGACAATAATATTCCCTCCTCAGTCACCAATTCAGTAGATGTAAACATCAAAGCTGAAGATAAACTAGAGcaagaaaatgtaaaagcagAGGTAACTTTAGCCTCACCAAATACGCAGAATACTGGAACAGAAGAAGAGAAGCCTAATGTTAGCAAACAGGAAGATGATGTAACAGTCAAGGAGAGTATTGCTGCTGAAGCCACAGCTGAAAAAAGAGCagcaataaaag AGGAATCTAAACAGAGGCGTGAGGAAGAGCTAAATCAGGAACCAGAAGCTAAGAAGCGTTTCTCGCAGCCCTCCTCAACTAATGACTTCACTCTTCCCCCGTTTAACCCAAATAACCCTATTG GTATGGACTTTGTGGTGCCCAAGACTGGTTTCTTCTGTAAACTCTGCTCTTTGTTTTATGGAAATGAGGAGACTGCGAAGAAAACCCACTGCAGCAGTCAAAGACATTATGAAAATATGCAG AAGTACTATGAGAAGCTCAGGGCTCAGCAGACTCAGCGCAGCAGCTCGGACACAATCCACTAA